Within the Deinococcus aerolatus genome, the region AGGGCGGGCTGCCGTGCACGGTCTTCGCCTCGGCCGATCTGCTGGCGGGGGCGCTGCTGGACGAGGCGCGGGTGCGCGGCCTGACACCGGGGCAGGACGTGCGGATCATCGGTTTCGACGATCAGCCGTGGGCCGCCGCACGCGGGCTGACCACCCTGCACCAGCCGGTGGAGGCGATGGGCTACGAGGCCGCCCAACTGCTGCTGACGCGCCTGAGCGGGTTCCGCGGGCCGCCACGGGCACGCCGGTTCCAGCCGCACCTGATCATGCGCGACACAGCCTGAGCCGGGGCTAGCGCATCCGCAGGCCCAGCACGAAGCCCGCCGTGAAGGCCCCGGCGAACGGCAGGTTGGCCAGCAGCACCCGCTGCAACCACTCCCCGCCCTGTTCGCCGCCCCGGCGCAGGGCCGGTTCGGCCAGCGCCTGAAGCTGCAACCAGTTCACGCTGACAATGTCGAAATACGACAGCAGTTGCAGCGCGATGAACAGCAGGCCGACCACGATCAGCACGATGCGCCCCACTGCCTTGAGGGCCAGCGCGGTGGCAAAGCCCAGCAGCGCGCCCACGCTGAGGTCGGGCAGCAGCGGACGCAGGGCGTCAAGGAAGCCGGTTGCGGCGGGTTCGGTGGTGGTAGAAGGCGTGGTCATGGGCAGAGGGGTGGTCCGGGCGGCATGCTAGCGCGCCCAGACGGATTCTGGAATCCACGCGGGGCCGGTCGGCGGGCAGTGTGGCCCCCTGCCCCTGAGTCCCTGCCCTCTGAGTACGGACCCCGGACAATTCGTTCCCCTGCGGCGGACCGGGACGGTATGGTAGGCGTGACGTGACCCCGCCGACTGATCCCTCTGTCCCGCCTTCCGCGCCGGGGACCGTGCCCGCCGACCTCGTCTCGCCGGAGCTGCTGCAGCGGCTGACGGCAGGCGACGAGGCCGCGTGGTACGCCTTTGTCCAGGAGTACGAGGGCCGCATGTACGGCTACCTGTACCGCCTGGAAGGCAACAGTGAAGACGCGCTGGACCTGACGCAGGAGGTGTTTTACCGTGCGTGGCGCAGCATCCGCACCTTCCGGCCCGGCGAGCGGGTGCTGCCGTGGCTGTATCAGGT harbors:
- a CDS encoding FUN14 domain-containing protein, encoding MTTPSTTTEPAATGFLDALRPLLPDLSVGALLGFATALALKAVGRIVLIVVGLLFIALQLLSYFDIVSVNWLQLQALAEPALRRGGEQGGEWLQRVLLANLPFAGAFTAGFVLGLRMR